From a single Larimichthys crocea isolate SSNF chromosome XIII, L_crocea_2.0, whole genome shotgun sequence genomic region:
- the LOC104939426 gene encoding solute carrier family 2, facilitated glucose transporter member 1 gives MEGQEKQVTGYLLFSLATAVIGSLQFGYNTGVINAPEQKLRSFFNDTWVERYGEPISPGVCTIVWSIAVAIFSVGGMVGSFSVGVMANRFGRRRSMFLVNSLAVIGGLLMGFSTLCSSYEMVIAGRLVIGLFCGLFTGLTPMYVGEVSPTPLRGAFGTLHQLGVVLGILIAQIFGLEALLGSSKLWPLLLALTVIPAVLQCILLPFCPESPRFLLINLKQEEQARKALVRLRGSNDVSKDMQEMKEESAKMAMEKKVTIPELFRSAAYRQPLLIAVMLQLSQQLSGINAVFYYSTGIFESAGVKKPIYATIGAGIVNVIFTVVSLFLVEKAGRRTLHLLGLGGMAISALIMTISLLLKHITAMSYLAITAVMLFVGMFELGPGPIPWFIVAELFSQGPRPAAMAVAGCCNWTANFLVGMSFPKLVEVCGPWVFLIFMTFLILFFIFTFLKVPETRGKTFDEIARCFSGGQPPASTVEDPLASASIVTAVPTSPVKEKVPLVQAAPPAAAAAAAAAEAAAAPTSVAESAPLEDKSNCTVQESV, from the exons ATGGAAGGGCAG gaaaagcaggTGACAGGTTATCTCCTGTTCTCTCTGGCCACCGCCGTCATCGGCTCTCTGCAGTTTGGTTACAACACGGGAGTCATCAACGCTCCGGAGCAG AAACTACGATCTTTCTTCAACGACACCTGGGTCGAGCGTTATGGCGAGCCAATCAGCCCGGGGGTCTGCACCATCGTGTGGAGTATCGCCGTCGCCATCTTCAGCGTTGGCGGCATGGTGGGCTCCTTCAGCGTGGGAGTCATGGCAAACCGGTTTGGCAG GCGTCGCTCCATGTTCCTGGTGAACTCCCTGGCGGTCATCGGCGGCCTCCTCATGGGCTTCTCTACCCTCTGCTCCTCCTATGAGATGGTGATCGCCGGCCGCCTGGTCATCGGCCTGTTCTGCGGCCTCTTCACCGGCCTGACTCCCATGTATGTGGGCGAGGTGTCGCCCACCCCCCTACGAGGAGCCTTCGGTACTCTTCACCAGCTCGGTGTGGTGCTCGGCATCCTGATCGCTCAG ATCTTTGGTCTGGAGGCTCTGCTGGGCTCAAGCAAGCTGTGGCCCCTGCTGTTGGCCCTCACGGTGAtccctgctgtgctgcagtgcaTCCTGCTGCCGTTCTGTCCCGAGAGCCCTCGCTTCCTGCTCATCAACCTTAAACAAGAGGAGCAGGCCCGCAAAG CACTGGTGCGTCTGCGCGGCAGCAATGATGTGAGCAAAGACAtgcaggagatgaaggaggagagcGCCAAGATGGCCATGGAGAAGAAGGTGACCATCCCCGAGCTTTTCCGCTCTGCGGCGTATCGGCAGCCCCTCCTCATCGCCGTCATGCTGCAGCTCTCCCAGCAGCTGTCGGGGATCAACGCT GTGTTCTACTACTCAACGGGAATTTTTGAGTCAGCTGGAGTGAAAAAGCCCATCTACGCCACCATCGGAGCCGGCATCGTCAACGTCATCTTCACAGTTGTTTCT ctcttcCTGGTGGAGAAGGCAGGACGGAGGACTCTGCACCTCCTGGGACTGGGTGGAATGGCGATCAGCGCTCTGATCATGACCATCTCCCTCCTGCTG AAACACATTACTGCAATGAGCTACCTTGCCATCACTGCTGTCATGCTATTTGTGGGTATGTTTGAGCTGGGCCCCGGTCCAATCCCATGGTTCATTGTGGCTGAGCTGTTCTCCCAAGGGCCCCGCCCGGCAGCCATGGCTGTGGCTGGCTGCTGCAATTGGACGGCAAACTTCTTGGTTGGAATGAGCTTCCCCAAACTAGTG GAGGTGTGCGGGCCGTGGGTCTTCCTCATTTTCATGaccttcctcatcctctttttCATCTTCACCTTCCTTAAAGTCCCAGAGACGAGGGGCAAGACCTTCGACGAGATCGCACGCTGCTTCAGTGGCGGCCAGCCCCCCGCCTCGACCGTTGAGGACCCGCTTGCCAGTGCCAGCATTGTCACAGCAGTTCCTACGTCGCCGGTGAAGGAGAAGGTCCCGTTGGTGCAGGCGGCACcaccggcagcagcagcagcagcagcagcagcagaagcagcagcagctccaacTTCTGTAGCTGAAAGCGCGCCGCTTGAAGATAAATCAAACTGCACAGTGCAGGAGAGTGTGTAG